In Saprospiraceae bacterium, the sequence TTTGACCAGGGAAAAATTATTGTGTTGGCGAATGGATTTCAAAAAAAGACACAGAAGACACCAAAATCTGAAATCATAAAAGCACTCAAAATAAAACATGAATATGAAACAGAAGAAAAACATTAAGTCCCTCGATCAGTTTATCGAAGAGCAATACGGTAAAAAAGGGATTCCCAAACGAGAAAAGTTTGACAAAGGATTTGAATCTTTTAAACTTGGATATATGATTCAACAGGCACGTTTAGAAAAAGGAATGACTCAGGAAGAACTTGCAGAGAAATGTGGAACAAACAAAGGCTATATTTCCAAAATCGAAAACAATATCAAAGAAGTTCGAATTTCAACACTTCAAAAAATTGTTGAATTGGGATTAGGAGGTCATCTACAACTTTCAATCAAATTCTAAAAAACGCAGAAGATCAAAATCACTTATTACAGGTACTTTGCGTCAGGCAGGTTTTGCTACCTATTAATCGATAAATATATAAGTAAAATACCAATGTTTATTTTATTGATTATCAAATAATTACTTAATACATTAATAATCTTAGCATAATTTTGACCTTAT encodes:
- a CDS encoding helix-turn-helix transcriptional regulator, yielding MKQKKNIKSLDQFIEEQYGKKGIPKREKFDKGFESFKLGYMIQQARLEKGMTQEELAEKCGTNKGYISKIENNIKEVRISTLQKIVELGLGGHLQLSIKF